The proteins below come from a single Perca flavescens isolate YP-PL-M2 chromosome 8, PFLA_1.0, whole genome shotgun sequence genomic window:
- the otogl gene encoding otogelin-like protein isoform X2: MNLKWTVKRFLLMSFSISHLLLLEGAQTRLSVAEGRLQRRANALRRKRDLLGEEVGTLHLREPEETYRPLLSEGSLSRSILHNYTARDASSEYCGCLNGGWCQEGGVCDCAQFQALGDRCQIIPNQGQDRDGICRSWGQNHYETFDGIYFYFPGTCSYILAQDCHSAAPQYTVWVHNSRVCDGSLYSCPRALSLFFPNEEEIHISGYQVHQGGRRLSLPQTVGGLFIERLADYLLVKSVFGFSLAWDGGSGVYLKMSEEHQGAPCGLCGNFNHLAGDDLTTSRGIRTDEPALFANSWAVDLPHERACPSVDLDFNGPCHSESDMDDAIEKCSALLFFPFLSCHENIDPNPFVASCVSDLCVSDDEETFCRALVEYTRACSHVGYPVREWRDSFPSCNDGCEESFVYRDCISCCPPTCTFEKECLGTNLHCLDGCYCPDGLILQNGTCIAVSQCPCVYHGTSYVQGHVLQQGCSVCVCMGGVWNCTENNCTVECSVIGDLFVTTFDGRMFLQPGACQYVLAKSRNSRFTVTLQYTTCTEQVCIQSVTVVLDEDVTHQITLTREGEVIIGVNPAPVFPYVDDAVEVRKLTSVFTQLKAGIGLRLHYDGQGGRVYLQLDSQWRGQTLGLCGTFNGNLRDDFLSPAGMIEGTPQLHANAWKVSSACVAPVNLPIIDPCEMNQRNVFYASQCEVLLGSVFAPCHGYISPNIYQQQCRYQACRCGSSCLCTALAHYAYLCSKHGVNVNFRSHVSECGVVCLGGMLYHSCVSSCGRSCRALSSTETCNPDDCAEGCGCPDGSYHDNVRQRCVQLSQCHCYSMGGVSQPGEVSFSASGPCLCRNGKMECVPEEKEPDSVEVGECPEGKVYHSCTEQRGGVACAPTCRNLMLNLTCPPSTPCIPGCVCPPGLVLHHSECYFPENCPCAWLGLEYLPGETVETSCYKCVCHRGYFNCSHSPCPAVCTVYSDRHYHTFDGLEYDYNSDCQVYLLKSAGETEVSIVAQNKDCYESGIVCMKILVIHVGLTKIYFTDNSGNPSPSTVVGRGSEFELWKAGYYTVVYFSNQDLTILWDRKTTVHIRAGPQWKGLLSGLCGNFDSVTVNDMTTSSHMEVNNAQAFGDSWALGQCQSDYIVERPCEGDLGRQPYAKRECALLYSDVFAPCHNVVDVAWFYRNCLTDTCNCNRGGDCECLCTSIAAYAHKCCQQGVTIHWRSPSVCPYDCEYYNQELGDGPFSLVSAVYNDTMFGVNRTSSSVFPLVRERPGQLPSPGLLFNFMITAGLQKDRTSRVPVVSLESAERPNYFLVVSGRSRLQLERWSRGPEFNRRATFIQHQGLFLTGRTSFELVGQPGIFLTLTRTAARAQRYDTSEGFKASSSFKLEESTFVIPYRMMCEWRYQACASPCVHTCSDPDATRCHFLPPVEGCFPRCPKNMVLDEVTRRCVYKEDCVSLPPTPTPFAYVTQSNRTTTAPTTTPTTTTTTTTTTTTTTRLRTTTTTTTSTTTTRATTTSSTTVRPTTPTTTPTTPSTTSATERVSTRLTPPSSTTPAAPPTTTVSTTLTPSTPPETTTLSTTEMTPTQTTVTTGVTTTTSTATPSIVSTEATTVTPTSSPPSPTTLSSTSSPSTPTSPTITAPSPTLPATSTPPPLTSASTQPPPTTAFTPSPTSTTSVPETPTETTTTPQPTPAGTTSGIETITPTDTSTVVVTTTAPFPTTFEPTTEPSTTEIMPSPDTSPITEEASTTHPFVLPTSPCTPPYSYRIDECAELICFNGELLLHNSSLHCRYNTTQPQCSLLGLPILINTDPCCPQWQCPCRCTVMSDLRVITFDGNNVALYDNGSYILVNLPRETIIGAVEKCPTSQSVNSIRRTSPTGGTSGLCFKKLNITTSSYRIIINRLDRKVTVNYRPARLPFSRHSLYVEDTGSMYLIHTPGGVSIQWYHSTGIMVLQYITTYNASVPTRGLCGCCDGNPEDDLKLPNGTVVREVGDMVLFLQAWRVHTTDETEHTRRVGDNCTIEDCSTCLSMLRQRAFVPCHSKVPPEQFCDIMWAGDLHYKDHQCDFLAAYVAVCYTHQVCISWRRHNFCPLRCPPGKEYQPCVSTCASRTCLNTEYYEETTCSFIREECVCRSGTILHRADSPYCVTEDRCVCTDNEGNPRSPGEVWNGSARGCCLYKCMENGSVVAVEPDCNSVPTPLCEREGEYVLDVLEEGACCPKKICECNMTICDSEAPPCDNGNRLVIGYSALSCCPEYRCECDPMACHPVPVPNCREDQFLVEVRGGKSCCFSYLCVCESCLEPIPTCSHGEILAVDLNSTNSCCPQYHCVCDVNLCPESSVTCTPGLSLVQTAVPGHCCPQHHCECQCGDSSLPICQVGEVLVVVPDSSTNCDCPQHTCQKAEVCLFQGLTVLSPGQSLVQYFEGELCYTVHCLHQRDPDSGFYAMEITSVNCSQKCGPHQVYVTSIDPQVCCGSCKNVSCTFTNENGTTELFAAGSSWVENCTRYDCMETAVGAVILASGVICPPFNDTECIQNGGVVQSYVDGCCKTCKEDGKTCKRVAIRTTIRKDDCRSNAPVTVYSCDGKCPSATIFNFNINSHARFCKCCRESGLQTRSVTLYCSRNATVVEYNFQEPLDCSCQWN; encoded by the exons ATGAACTTAAAGTGGACAGTAAAACGATTTCTTCTTATGTCGTTTTCAATCTCCCACTTGCTGTTACTTGAGG GAGCTCAGACCCGACTTTCAGTGGCAGAAGGAAGACTACAGAG aagggCTAATGCACTTCGGAGGAAACGGGATCTCCTCGGGGAGGAGGTTGGTACACTACACCTAAGAGAACCAGAGGAG ACATACAGACCGCTGCTGTCGGAGGGTTCTCTCTCACGCAGCATTTTACACAACTACACAGCCAGAGATGCCTCTTCAG AATATTGCGGCTGCCTCAATGGTGGCTGGTGTCAGGAGGgcggtgtgtgtgactgtgctcAATTCCAGGCACTGGGAGACCGCTGCCAGATCA TACCTAACCAGGGCCAGGATAGGGACGGCATCTGCAGGTCGTGGGGTCAGAACCACTACGAAACATTTGATGGAATCTACTTCTACTTCCCTGGAACCTGCTCTTATATTCTGGCCCAGGACTGCCACTCAGCTGCACCACAGTACACAGTGTGG GTCCACAACAGCAGAGTGTGTGATGGGAGTTTGTATTCATGCCCAAGAGCTCTCAGTCTGTTCTTCCCAAATGAGGAGGAGATCCACATCTCTGGATATCAGGTCCACCAGGGAGGccgcag gtTAAGTCTGCCTCAGACTGTAGGCGGTCTGTTTATTGAGCGACTGGCTGATTACCTGCTGGTGAAGAGTGTGTTTGGCTTCTCTTTGGCCTGGGATGGAGGCTCGGGCGTCTACCTGAAGATGAGTGAGGAGCACCAGGGTGCCCCCTGTGGCCTATGTGGAAACTTCAACCACCTTGCTGGCGATGACCTCACCACCTCCCGTG GCATTCGGACAGATGAGCCTGCATTGTTTGCTAACAGCTGGGCAGTGGACCTGCCTCATGAGAGAGCCTGTCCCTCAGTAGACCTCGACTTCAATGGGCCCTGCCATTCTGAGTCAGACATGGAT GATGCCATAGAGAAATGCAGCGCACTTCTCTTCTTCCCATTTTTGTCCTGTCATGAAAACATTGACCCAAATCCCTTTGTGGCCAGCTGTGTGTCTGACCTCTGTGT ATCTGATGATGAGGAAACATTTTGTCGCGCTTTGGTTGAGTACACTCGAGCTTGCTCACATGTTGGATATCCAGTAAGAGAGTGGAGAGACAGCTTCCCTTCTTGTA aCGATGGCTGTGAGGAGAGTTTTGTCTATAGAGACTGTATCAGTTGTTGCCCACCCACCTGCACATTTGAGAAAGAGTGTCTGGGAACCAACTTGCATTGTCTGGATGGCTGCTACTGCCCTGATG GTCTTATCCTACAAAATGGAACATGTATCGCTGTTTCTCAGTGTCCATGTGTTTACCATGGTACATCATATGTACAAGGACATGTGCTTCAACAAGGATGTAGTGTTTG CGTGTGCATGGGAGGAGTGTGGAACTGCACTGAGAACAACTGCACAG TGGAGTGTTCGGTGATAGGTGACTTGTTTGTGACGACATTTGACGGTAGGATGTTTCTCCAGCCGGGGGCATGTCAGTACGTGCTGGCAAAGAGCCGCAACAGCCGATTCACCGTCACACTGCAATATACTACCTGTACAGAG CAGGTGTGCATTCAGTCGGTGACAGTGGTGTTGGACGAAGATGTGACTCATCAAATCACTTTGACCAGAGAGGGGGAGGTGATAATTGGTGTAAACCCGGCTCCTGTCTTTCCCTATGTTGATG ATGCAGTAGAAGTGCGGaagctgacctctgtgtttaCACAGCTGAAGGCAGGGATTGGTCTGAGGCTGCATTATGATGGTCAAGGGGGGCGGGTCTATCTGCAGCTGGATAGCCAGTGGCGTGGACAGACGCTGGGCCTTTGTGGAACCTTCAATGGAAATCTTCGAGATGACTTCCT gtccCCAGCAGGTATGATAGAGGGCACTCCTCAGCTTCATGCAAACGCTTGGAAGGTTTCATCTGCTTGTGTCGCTCCAGTCAACCTGCCCATCATAGACCCATGTGAGATGAACCAGCGCAATG TGTTCTATGCCTCCCAGTGCGAGGTGCTTTTGGGGAGTGTGTTTGCCCCGTGTCATGGCTACATCAGTCCAAACATCTACCAGCAGCAGTGCCGCTACCAGGCCTGTCGTTGCGGGAGCAGCTGTTTGTGCACAGCACTGGCTCACTACGCTTACCTCTGCTCCAAACACGGAGTCAACGTTAATTTCAGATCACACGTCTCTGAATGTG GAGTGGTGTGTCTTGGAGGCATGCTGTACCACTCTTGTGTGTCGTCTTGCGGGCGGTCCTGTCGTGCTCTGTCTAGCACGGAGACGTGTAACCCTGACGACTGTGCCGAGGGGTGTGGCTGTCCAGACGGCAGTTACCATGACAATGTGCGCCAGCGCTGCGTGCAACT GTCTCAGTGTCACTGTTACTCCATGGGTGGTGTGTCACAGCCAGGGGAGGTGAGCTTCAGCGCCTCTGGCCCCTG CCTGTGCAGAAATGGGAAGATGGAGTGTGTGCCAGAGGAAAAAG AGCCAGATAGTGTAGAGGTCGGGGAGTGTCCAGAGGGGAAAGTATACCACAGCTGCACCGAGCAGAGAGGAGGCGTAGCCTGTGCACCGACCTGCCGTAACCTGATGTTGAACCTTACCTGCCCTCCCAGCACACCATGCATCCCTGGCTGTGTCTGCCCTCCTGG GCTGGTGCTGCACCATAGCGAGTGTTACTTTCCAGAGAACTGCCCCTGTGCCTGGCTGGGCCTTGAATACCTGCCTGGAGAAACTGTGGAAACATCATGCTACAAATG TGTCTGTCACCGGGGTTATTTTAACTGCAGCCACTCACCATGTCCAGCTGTGTGTACTGTCTACAGCGACAGACACTACCACACCTTCGATGGCCTCGAATATGACTACAACTCTGACTGTCAGGTCTACCTGCTTAAA AGTGCAGGAGAAACCGAGGTGTCCATTGTTGCCCAAAACAAGGACTGCTATGAGAGCGGCATTGTGTGCATGAAAATACTGGTCATTCACGTGGGACTTACCAAGATCTACTTCACAGACAACTCTGGCAACCCT AGCCCGTCCACTGTTGTAGGTCGAGGGTCAGAGTTTGAGCTTTGGAAAGCCGGCTACTACACTGTGGTCTACTTCTCCAATCAGGACCTGACCATCCTCTGGGACCGCAAGACGACTGTGCACATTAGAGCTGGACCTCAGTGGAAG gGCCTTCTCAGTGGGCTATGTGGAAATtttgacagtgtgacagtgaatGATATGACCACCTCCAGCCACATGGAAGTCAATAATGCACAGGCCTTTGGTGATAGCTGGGCCCTGGGACAG tgtcaAAGTGACTACATAGTTGAGCGACCGTGTGAAGGCGACTTAGGCAGACAGCCGTACGCCAAGAGGGAGTGTGCTCTCCTCTACAGCGATGTCTTTGCACCCTGTCACAACGTG GTGGATGTGGCCTGGTTCTATAGGAACTGCCTGACAGACACTTGCAATTGTAACCGTGGGGGAGACTGTGAGTGTCTCTGTACATCCATCGCTGCATATGCACACAAATGCTGTCAACAGGGTGTCACAATACACTGGAGATCACCCTCTGTCTGTc CCTACGATTGTGAATACTATAATCAAG AGCTAGGCGACGGCCCATTTTCCTTGGTGAGTGCTGTTTATAATGACACCATGTTTGGAGTGAATCGCACCAGCagctcagtgtttcctctgGTGAGAGAGAGACCAGGGCAGTTGCCTTCCCCAGGCTTACTGTTCAACTTCATGATCACAGCAGGCTTGCAGAAGGACAGAACATCAC GTGTCCCTGTGGTGTCACTGGAGTCTGCAGAGAGGCCAAATTATTTCCTTGTCGTGTCGGGACGCAGCCGTCTTCAGTTGGAGCGCTGGAGTCGAGGTCCCGAGTTTAATCGCAGGGCAACCTTTATCCAGCACCAGGGACTGTTTCTGACAGGTCGCACCTCATTCGAGCTTGTCGGTCAACCTGGAATCTTTCTGACACTGACACGCACTGCTGCACGAGCTCAGAGATATGACACCTCAGAGGGCTTCAAAGCCAGCAGCAGCTTCAAACTGGAgg AGAGCACTTTTGTGATACCCTATCGTATGATGTGTGAGTGGCGCTACCAGGCCTGTGCCAGCCCTTGTGTCCACACGTGCAGTGACCCAGATGCCACCCGCTGCCACTTCCTGCCTCC tgtgGAGGGCTGCTTCCCACGTTGTCCCAAGAACATGGTCCTTGATGAAGTCACTCGAAGATGTGTCTACAAAGAGGACT GTGTGTCTCTTCCCCCAACTCCGACACCCTTTGCATATGTGACGCAGTCGAACAGAACTACGACAGCACCAACAACAACTCCAACTACAACCACAACCACTACGacgactactactactaccacaagGCTGAGaaccacaaccaccaccaccacatccACCACTACCACAAGAGCAACAACTACCTCCTCCACTACTGTAAGGCCCACAACCCCCACTACCACTCCCACTACTCCCAGTACAACATCAGCCACTGAGCGTGTCAGCACTCGGCTCACGCCTCCTTCATCTAcaactcctgctgctcctcccaCCACTACTGTTTCTACCACACTCACTCCCTCAACCCCGCCAGAGACAACTACTCTCAGCACGACTGAGATGACCCCCACTCAAACTACGGTAACCACAGGGGTCACTACAACCACCAGCACAGCAACACCCTCCATTGTATCCACTGAGGCTACTACAGTCACCCCGACTTCTTCTCCTCCATCCCCTACTACTCTTTCTTCCACCTCCTCGCCCTCCACTCCTACCTCCCCCACCATTACCGCACCATCGCCAACATTACCAGCAACTTCCACCCCACCTCCTCTAACCTCCGCCTCCACTCAGCCACCACCCACCACAGCCTTCACCCCTTCCCCCACCTCTACCACCTCTGTACCTGAAACGCCCACCGAAACCACAACCACTCCTCAGCCTACACCCGCAGGTACAACCAGCGGCATAGAGACCATCACGCCAACAGACACCTCAACAGTTGTTGTGACAACCACAGCACCATTTCCTACAACCTTCGAGCCCACTACTGAGCCAAGTACCACAGAAATAATGCCAAGCCCTGACACCTCTCCGATAACAGAGGAAGCATCAACCACGCATCCCTTCGTCTTGCCCACTTCTCCTTGCACA CCTCCGTACTCCTACCGCATCGATGAGTGTGCTGAGCTGATCTGTTTTAATGGAGAGCTGCTGCTTCACAACTCCTCTCTACACTGTCGCTACAACACCACCCAGCCCCAGTGCAGTCTGTTGGGCCTGCCCATCCTCATCAACACAGACCCCTGCTGTCCACAGTGGCAGTGCCCCT GTCGCTGCACTGTGATGTCAGACCTGCGAGTTATCACATTCGATGGCAACAATGTGGCCCTGTATGATAACGGCTCTTACATCCTGGTTAATCTGCCCAGAGAGACTATTATTGGCGCCGTGGAAAAATGTCCCACCAGCCAG agTGTAAACTCCATCAGACGAACT AGTCCTACAGGTGGAACATCTGGTCTGTGTTTTAAGAAGCTGAACATTACTACCTCCTCCTACAGAATCATTATCAACCGACTGGATCGCAAG GTGACAGTAAACTACAGACCTGCGAGACTTCCATTCTCCCGTCACTCTCTTTATGTGGAAGACACAGGCAGCATGTACCTGATCCACACACCTGGCGGGGTTAGCATACAATGGTATCACAGCACCGGCATCATGGTACTGCAGTACATCACTACTTATAATGCATCTGTGCCCACTCGAGGCCTGTGTG GTTGTTGTGATGGCAACCCAGAAGACGACCTGAAGCTGCCCAATGGTACAGTGGTCAGAGAGGTGGGAGACATGGTGCTCTTCCTGCAGGCTTGGAGAGTCCACACCACTGATGAAACCGAACACACACGCAGAGTCGGAGACAACTGCACCATCGAGGACTGCTCCACCTGTCTCTCCATGCTCCGCCAGAGAGCCTTCGTGCCATGCCACAGCAAG gtCCCTCCGGAGCAGTTCTGCGACATCATGTGGGCGGGGGACCTGCACTACAAGGATCACCAGTGTGACTTCCTGGCGGCGTACGTGGCGGTCTGCTACACACATCAAGTCTGCATCAGCTGGAGAAGACACAACTTCTGCC CATTGCGGTGTCCCCCTGGAAAGGAGTATCAGCCATGTGTGAGCACCTGCGCCAGCCGCACCTGTCTGAACACAGAGTACTACGAGGAGACCACCTGCTCCTTCATcagagaggagtgtgtgtgccgCAGTGGAACCATCCTGCACCGTGCTGACTCCCCTTACTGTGTAACTGAGGATCGCTGTG TGTGCACAGATAATGAGGGTAACCCTCGGTCCCCGGGCGAGGTGTGGAATGGCTCTGCTCGCGGCTGCTGTCTGTACAAGTGTATGGAGAATGGCTCTGTGGTGGCCGTGGAGCCAGACTGCAACTCTGTCCCTACACCGCTGTGTGAGAGGGAAGGAGAGTACGTACTGGATGTGTTGGAAGAAGGAGCCTGCTGCCCGAAGAAGATATGTG AGTGCAACATGACCATCTGTGACAGCGAAGCTCCACCTTGTGATAATGGGAACCGGCTAGTGATTGGCTACAGCGCTCTGTCCTGCTGCCCAGAGTACAGATGTG AGTGTGACCCCATGGCATGCCATCCTGTGCCTGTCCCCAACTGCAGGGAAGATCAGTTCCTAGTGGAGGTCAGGGGGGGGAAATCCTGCTGCTTCTCTTACCTGTGTG TGTGTGAGTCATGTCTTGAACCCATTCCAACTTGTTCACATGGAGAAATTCTGGCCGTGGATCTAAACTCCACCAACAGTTGCTGCCCACAGTACCATTGTG TGTGTGATGTCAACCTGTGCCCTGAATCATCTGTGACCTGTACACCTGGTCTCTCTTTGGTTCAAACTGCTGTCCCTGGACATTGCTGCCCGCAGCACCACTGTG AATGCCAATGTGGGGACAGCTCTCTCCCCATCTGCCAGGTG GGGGAAGTGCTGGTCGTGGTTCCAGACAGCAGCACCAACTGTGACTGTCCTCAGCATACATGCC agaAGGCAGAGGTGTGTCTTTTCCAAGGGCTAACAGTGCTGAGCCCAGGCCAGTCTCTGGTTCAGTACTTTGAAGGAGAGCTGTGTTACACTGTCCACTGCCTGCATCAAAGAGATCCAGACTCTGGCTTCTACGCAATGGAAATTACCTCTGTCAACTGCTCCCAAAAATGTGGGCCA CACCAGGTGTATGTAACCTCCATAGACCCTCAGGTGTGCTGCGGCTCCTGTAAAAATGTCTCCTGTACTTTTACCAACGAAAACGGGACAACAGAGCTTTTCGCT GCAGGGAGTTCCTGGGTGGAGAACTGTACACGTTATGATTGCATGGAAACAGCAGTGGGAGCGGTGATACTTGCCTCTGGAGTGATTTGCCCGCCTTTCAATGACACAGAGTGTATTCAG AATGGCGGGGTGGTTCAGAGCTATGTGGACGGTTGCTGCAAGACAT GTAAAGAGGATGGTAAGACATGCAAACGTGTGGCCATTCGGACTACCATTAGAAAAGATGACTGCAGGAGCAATGCACCG GTAACAGTCTATTCTTGTGATGGGAAATGCCCGTCTGCCACCATATTCAACTTTAACATCAACAGTCACGCCCGGTTCTGTAAGTGCTGCCGCGAGAGTGGACTACAAACTCGCTCCGTCACACTCTACTGCTCTCGCAACGCCACAGTCGTTGAGTACAACTTTCAAGAGCCTCTGGACTGTTCCTGCCAATGGAACTAA